In one Gammaproteobacteria bacterium genomic region, the following are encoded:
- a CDS encoding class I SAM-dependent methyltransferase, giving the protein MGFYRSVVLPRFCDLSMRSKRLGPYRHRAVAGAKGRTLEIGAGSGLNLALYPPAVTEIIALEPDPNLIAMAEPKARNAPRPVRFVEASAESIPLPDESVETVITTWTLCTIPDPHRALEEMKRVLRRDGTLTFVEHGLSSEPGVQKWQHRLAPAWRRLTGGCHLNRPIAELVRSAGFELKKLETGYVRGPKIMTFMYEGSATRGSDIPSSA; this is encoded by the coding sequence ATGGGTTTTTATCGAAGCGTCGTGCTTCCGCGGTTCTGCGACCTCAGCATGCGAAGCAAGCGGCTCGGGCCCTACCGCCACCGGGCCGTTGCCGGTGCCAAAGGCAGGACGCTCGAAATCGGCGCGGGCTCGGGGCTGAACCTGGCCCTGTACCCGCCGGCCGTGACCGAGATCATCGCCCTCGAGCCGGATCCCAATCTCATTGCGATGGCGGAGCCCAAGGCCCGAAATGCACCGCGTCCTGTGCGCTTCGTCGAAGCCTCGGCGGAGAGCATCCCGCTGCCGGACGAGAGCGTCGAAACGGTAATCACGACGTGGACGCTCTGCACGATTCCGGATCCGCATCGTGCCCTCGAGGAAATGAAGCGCGTGCTGAGACGCGACGGGACGCTGACGTTCGTCGAGCACGGCTTGTCGTCGGAGCCCGGCGTGCAAAAGTGGCAGCATCGCCTGGCGCCGGCCTGGCGGAGGCTCACCGGCGGTTGCCATTTGAACCGGCCGATCGCGGAGCTGGTTCGAAGCGCCGGCTTCGAGCTGAAAAAGCTCGAGACCGGCTACGTTCGAGGTCCGAAGATCATGACCTTCATGTACGAAGGCAGCGCGACGCGAGGGTCCGACATTCCCTCATCGGCCTGA
- a CDS encoding CPBP family intramembrane glutamic endopeptidase — protein MSTHANPLRPLLLYVAAAILAGSLLAYPAHAALTPFVDWPLHRVMRRTMMLTILAGIPFFLAATGARGRTLLGFGCAPGRFFMMVGASFAVGLLTVLPPLAVLLALGLRIPSVSPAEMLHDLPATAATAVLAALTVGLIEEAYFRGALMGAWLRQQRIGQALIATSLFFAIAHFLVAERVPAEVRWYSGLELVAAGVAGLFAQAHSIGAFLALLAAGLLLGALRIRFGNIGPCIGFHAGWVAAITAMHRLTDLRPDHELAWLVGDTDGVMGWLALGWIVLLSAAYFAFGGGRGLIVEAPPPLASGSRSASGGTRRSGR, from the coding sequence ATGTCCACGCATGCGAATCCGCTGAGGCCGCTGCTGCTGTACGTGGCCGCCGCCATTCTCGCGGGCAGCCTCCTTGCGTACCCCGCGCACGCGGCGCTGACGCCCTTCGTCGACTGGCCTTTGCACCGGGTCATGCGCCGCACGATGATGCTCACGATCCTGGCGGGCATTCCGTTCTTCCTTGCAGCCACCGGCGCTCGGGGCCGGACGCTGCTCGGTTTCGGCTGCGCGCCCGGGCGCTTCTTCATGATGGTCGGCGCGAGCTTCGCGGTTGGGCTCCTGACCGTGCTGCCGCCGCTCGCCGTTCTGCTCGCGCTCGGCCTGCGAATCCCCAGCGTATCACCTGCCGAGATGCTGCACGACTTGCCGGCCACGGCCGCCACGGCCGTGCTCGCCGCGCTGACGGTCGGCTTGATCGAGGAAGCCTATTTCCGCGGCGCGTTGATGGGCGCGTGGCTGCGGCAGCAGCGGATCGGGCAAGCGTTGATCGCCACGAGCCTCTTCTTCGCGATCGCGCATTTCCTCGTCGCCGAGCGAGTACCCGCCGAGGTTCGCTGGTACAGCGGGCTCGAGCTCGTCGCGGCAGGCGTCGCCGGGCTCTTCGCCCAGGCGCACAGCATCGGCGCGTTCCTCGCGCTGCTCGCCGCCGGCCTGTTGCTCGGGGCGCTGCGCATCCGCTTCGGGAACATCGGGCCGTGCATCGGGTTCCATGCGGGCTGGGTGGCCGCCATCACCGCGATGCACCGGCTCACGGACCTCCGCCCCGACCACGAGCTCGCCTGGCTCGTCGGCGACACCGACGGGGTAATGGGCTGGCTCGCGCTCGGCTGGATCGTGTTGCTCTCGGCCGCGTACTTCGCTTTCGGCGGCGGCCGCGGGCTCATCGTAGAGGCCCCGCCGCCGCTCGCTTCCGGCTCGCGCAGCGCGAGCGGTGGCACGCGCCGGTCAGGCCGATGA